From one Anopheles cruzii chromosome 3, idAnoCruzAS_RS32_06, whole genome shotgun sequence genomic stretch:
- the LOC128273481 gene encoding glutathione S-transferase 1-1-like, with product MPVPTLYYFPLSPPSRSVLLLVKELGLTLNLKEVNSLTGETRTEEFMRMNPEHCVPTLDDNGFYLWESRAILSYLVDAYRPGHDLYPNIPRDKAQINRVLHHDLGAFFPKFFGVIGKLFSGAVTELSEEMITGARNALTDLETYLIRNDYFAGEKITIADLALLPTVCSAVHCGLDLTKYQRLHGWYETCRKEVKGFAEDEAIAIQLGELFRSKAPAGLAALN from the exons ATGCCGGTCCCAACACTGTACTACTTCCCGCTAAGCCCACCGTCgcgttcggtgctgctgctggtcaagGAACTCGGTCTGACCCTGAAC CTGAAGGAAGTGAATTCGTTGACCGGCGAAACACGCACCGAGGAGTTTATGCGCATGAATCCGGAGCACTGTGTGCCAACGCTGGACGACAACGGGTTCTACTTGTGGGAGTCACGTGCCATCCTTTCCTATCTGGTCGATGCGTACCGGCCCGGCCACGATCTGTACCCGAATATACCGCGCGACAAAGCCCAAATCAATCGCGTACTGCACCACGATCTGGGCGCCTTCTTTCCGAAGTTCTTCGGTGTCATCGGCAAGCTCTTCAGTGGTGCGGTCACCGAGCTGTCCGAGGAGATGATTACGGGCGCCCGGAACGCGCTGACGGATCTGGAGACGTACCTCATCCGGAATGACTACTTCGCGGGCGAGAAAATAACCATCGCCGACCTAGCGCTACTGCCTACCGTCTGCTCCGCGGTG CACTGTGGACTGGATTTGACAAAGTACCAGCGCCTGCACGGGTGGTACGAGACGTGCCGCAAGGAAGTGAAGGGCTTCGCGGAGGACGAAGCCATAGCGATCCAGCTCGGAGAGCTCTTCCGCAGCAAGGCGCCCGCAGGACTTGCGGCGTTGAACTAG